The Nitrospirales bacterium genome includes a window with the following:
- a CDS encoding ATP-dependent Clp protease ATP-binding subunit — MFERFTDRGRKIIILAREEAERHQNDYLGTEHLVLAILRESDGIALMIIKKMGLSPEQIRLEIERNLPGGGTTVTFGEIPFSPRVKKVIEYGVEEARLLGHNHIGSEHLLLGLLREEEGIGGKVLRSLGANLLTARQLTVTFLRKSGSRERDKKSSTPALDEFGRDLTQLAQEASLDPVIGRQDEIERVLQILSRRTKNNPALIGESGVGKTAIVEGLAQRIVSMDVPDNLLNRRVIALDLGSLVAGTKYRGQFEERLKVVMKEIAQAGNIILFIDELHTLVGAGAAEGSIDAANMLKPALSRGEIQCIGATTLDEYRKHIEKDGALKRRFQPIYVQPPSVEETIRIIQGLRDRYEEHHGVEITDEAVTEAVKLTDRYITDRFLPDKAIDLIDETGSRAKLQSYALPPELKSLEQELKRVAREKEVAIGVQNFEDAVKFREEEERLRKLLEDAKRDWKKNQEQNKPIITGDDVGFVVSKITGIPLFKLEEEESEKLLHMEEFLHKRIVGQEEAISAISRAIRRSRAGLKEAKKPIGSFIFLGPTGVGKTELARALAEFLFNTEDSLVRIDMSEYQEKFTSSRLFGAPPGYVGYEEGGQLTEKVRRRPYSVVLFDEIEKAHPDIFNVLLQVLDDGVLTDSLGRKVDFKNTILVMTSNLGTKLIQKGVSLGFQKEEEEAQTNRLQGEVMSELKRNFSPEFLNRIDDFVVFHQLNKTHLVTIVDILINELNTRLAERGIELEVSEEVKQWLIKEGYDPQYGARPMRRTIQKRLGDPLSEELIKGRFKDARKIKVVLNEQEPAFVEEEAMAGV; from the coding sequence ATGTTCGAAAGATTCACGGATCGAGGTCGAAAGATTATCATTCTTGCCAGGGAAGAGGCGGAGAGGCATCAGAATGATTATTTGGGTACGGAACATTTAGTCTTGGCGATACTTCGTGAGTCTGATGGCATTGCCTTGATGATCATTAAGAAGATGGGGCTCTCGCCGGAGCAGATTCGTTTAGAGATTGAGCGAAATCTTCCAGGTGGTGGTACAACCGTTACATTTGGGGAAATTCCATTTAGTCCGCGTGTTAAGAAAGTTATAGAATACGGTGTCGAGGAGGCTCGACTTCTTGGGCACAATCATATTGGGAGTGAACACCTTCTTTTAGGGCTTCTTCGGGAAGAGGAAGGAATTGGTGGAAAGGTCCTTCGTAGCCTTGGCGCAAACCTTCTCACGGCTCGTCAGCTCACGGTCACCTTCTTGCGCAAGTCAGGATCGCGCGAACGTGATAAGAAAAGCAGTACACCTGCGCTTGACGAGTTCGGCCGAGACCTAACGCAATTAGCACAAGAAGCTTCACTGGATCCTGTTATCGGCCGGCAAGATGAAATAGAACGGGTACTCCAGATTTTGAGTCGTCGCACCAAGAACAATCCGGCATTGATTGGAGAATCCGGCGTCGGGAAAACCGCTATTGTCGAAGGTTTGGCTCAACGAATCGTTTCGATGGATGTTCCCGATAATTTATTGAACCGTCGTGTGATCGCCTTAGACTTGGGTTCACTCGTCGCTGGGACCAAATACCGGGGGCAATTTGAAGAACGTCTCAAGGTGGTGATGAAGGAGATTGCCCAAGCTGGCAATATCATTCTATTCATCGATGAGTTACATACATTGGTGGGTGCCGGAGCAGCGGAAGGGTCGATTGATGCAGCCAACATGCTCAAGCCAGCGCTCTCGCGTGGGGAAATTCAGTGCATTGGTGCCACAACATTAGATGAATATCGGAAACATATTGAAAAGGATGGAGCGTTAAAGAGGCGGTTCCAACCCATTTATGTTCAGCCGCCTTCTGTCGAGGAAACTATTCGGATCATTCAAGGTCTTCGTGACCGGTACGAAGAACATCATGGTGTTGAAATTACTGATGAAGCCGTGACAGAAGCCGTGAAGCTGACAGATCGCTACATTACGGATAGGTTTTTGCCAGACAAAGCTATTGATCTTATCGATGAAACAGGTTCACGGGCTAAGCTTCAATCCTATGCCTTGCCTCCTGAGCTTAAGTCTCTAGAGCAGGAACTGAAGCGAGTGGCTCGTGAAAAAGAAGTGGCCATCGGCGTACAAAATTTTGAAGATGCCGTGAAGTTTCGGGAAGAAGAAGAACGGCTGAGGAAATTGCTTGAAGATGCAAAGCGGGATTGGAAAAAGAATCAAGAGCAGAATAAACCAATCATCACTGGAGATGATGTCGGATTTGTAGTCTCCAAGATTACCGGGATTCCGTTGTTCAAGCTGGAAGAGGAAGAGTCGGAGAAACTGTTACATATGGAAGAATTTCTCCACAAGCGGATTGTCGGTCAGGAGGAGGCTATTTCGGCAATATCCCGGGCCATTCGCCGTTCGCGAGCCGGTCTGAAAGAAGCCAAAAAGCCTATTGGCTCGTTTATTTTCTTAGGACCTACTGGAGTCGGAAAAACAGAGCTTGCTCGAGCGCTTGCGGAATTTCTCTTCAACACAGAAGATTCGCTCGTTCGTATCGATATGTCCGAATATCAAGAAAAGTTTACCAGTTCTCGGTTGTTTGGGGCGCCTCCAGGTTATGTGGGATATGAAGAAGGGGGTCAGCTCACGGAAAAGGTTCGGCGTAGGCCCTATTCCGTCGTGTTATTTGATGAAATCGAAAAGGCTCACCCTGATATCTTTAATGTGCTACTTCAAGTGCTAGACGATGGGGTGTTGACCGATAGTCTTGGTAGAAAAGTCGACTTTAAGAATACCATATTAGTTATGACTTCGAACTTGGGGACAAAGCTAATTCAAAAGGGCGTATCTCTTGGTTTCCAAAAAGAGGAAGAAGAGGCTCAAACCAACAGGCTTCAAGGTGAAGTCATGAGTGAGCTCAAGAGAAATTTCAGCCCTGAGTTCTTAAATCGTATCGATGATTTTGTGGTCTTCCATCAACTCAATAAAACACACCTTGTGACCATCGTTGATATTCTAATCAATGAACTCAATACCCGATTGGCTGAACGAGGAATAGAGCTCGAGGTAAGCGAAGAAGTCAAACAGTGGCTCATTAAGGAGGGGTATGATCCTCAATATGGAGCAAGGCCGATGAGGCGAACCATCCAAAAGCGCTTGGGGGATCCGCTTTCCGAAGAATTGATCAAAGGTCGCTTCAAGGATGCTCGGAAAATCAAAGTGGTTTTGAATGAGCAAGAGCCAGCTTTTGTTGAAGAAGAAGCCATGGCCGGTGTATAA
- the hflX gene encoding GTPase HflX, which translates to MFGNLHGLKANQISRLERLYRRKVPSHQVVTNELAKVCAELSFEMRRQIGLLIDRRGHIQSVIIGNDHELMIPSMARSRSGLRLLRGVRLVHTHLNDQPLSRDDLTDLALLRLDLMVALGIGQGGDLKNIYLAHLLPQMIKGRSYQTWDPCPWPRFELDCQDFIQSLESACTQAHIGLRQGQSISRAILVSVSTERASCRQERLDELRELVRASHIQVVDVVIQRPQMLHPKYVLGIGKLKEVIIQALQTGADWLIFDRDLTPAQVHGISQVTELRVLDRTQVILDIFAQRAHSRIGKVQVELAQLRYRLPRLAQSSTAFSRLAGGIGARGPGETKLETDRRRARDRIRRLEKELEIVSRSRQQQRSMRNRQNIPVVSVIGYTNVGKTTLLNALTGSRKAARDRVFETLDPVSRRLYIPDRGEVIMMDTVGFIRELPEDLVTAFQTTLQELEYADILLHVVDAATQDLDGQIQAVENILRQLKFEHIPRLMVLNKCDTLSIDHVERLCHRYRAIGISATQGQTLGLVREALSYMLNRLEQEGKVRKMFHPMCLSQAANLPIVSAS; encoded by the coding sequence GTGTTTGGAAATCTGCATGGATTAAAGGCGAACCAAATCAGCCGCCTGGAACGCCTTTATCGTCGGAAAGTCCCTAGTCATCAAGTGGTAACGAATGAACTAGCCAAAGTTTGTGCGGAACTTTCCTTTGAAATGCGCCGGCAAATTGGTTTGTTGATCGATCGAAGAGGGCATATTCAATCAGTCATCATCGGGAATGATCATGAGCTGATGATCCCGAGTATGGCTCGTAGCCGTTCGGGGCTTCGATTATTGCGTGGCGTTCGACTTGTTCACACCCACCTGAACGATCAGCCGCTTTCCCGGGATGATTTAACCGATTTGGCGTTATTGCGTTTAGATTTAATGGTTGCCCTTGGTATCGGTCAGGGAGGCGATCTCAAGAATATTTACTTGGCGCATCTTCTTCCGCAGATGATCAAGGGCAGGTCCTATCAAACGTGGGATCCCTGTCCTTGGCCACGGTTTGAACTCGATTGTCAAGACTTTATTCAATCCTTGGAGAGTGCGTGTACCCAAGCTCATATCGGATTGCGACAGGGGCAAAGCATCTCACGCGCAATATTAGTGAGTGTATCGACTGAACGAGCGTCATGTCGCCAAGAACGTCTCGATGAACTGAGAGAACTTGTCAGGGCCAGTCATATTCAGGTCGTCGATGTCGTGATACAACGGCCACAGATGCTCCATCCCAAGTATGTTCTGGGCATTGGAAAGTTGAAGGAAGTGATTATTCAAGCCCTACAAACTGGAGCGGACTGGCTCATTTTCGATCGCGATTTGACACCGGCTCAAGTACATGGCATCTCTCAAGTGACTGAATTGCGAGTCCTGGACCGGACACAAGTCATTCTCGATATTTTCGCCCAACGCGCACATTCCCGAATCGGTAAAGTGCAAGTGGAGTTAGCTCAGCTTCGATACCGACTTCCTCGTCTTGCCCAATCCAGTACCGCGTTTTCTCGCTTAGCTGGCGGCATAGGTGCCCGTGGACCTGGTGAAACGAAATTGGAGACGGATCGTCGACGCGCACGTGATCGAATTAGACGTCTTGAAAAAGAATTAGAAATAGTGTCACGCAGTCGTCAGCAACAGAGGAGCATGCGGAACCGTCAGAACATTCCCGTGGTTTCGGTAATTGGGTATACCAACGTTGGGAAAACGACGTTGTTAAATGCATTAACCGGGAGCAGGAAGGCTGCAAGAGATCGCGTATTCGAAACGCTCGATCCGGTGAGTCGTCGCTTGTATATCCCAGATCGTGGGGAAGTCATCATGATGGATACCGTGGGATTTATACGAGAACTCCCGGAAGATCTTGTCACTGCCTTTCAGACGACACTTCAAGAATTAGAATATGCAGATATCTTACTCCATGTGGTTGATGCGGCGACGCAGGATCTTGATGGTCAGATACAGGCGGTCGAGAATATTTTACGGCAATTGAAATTTGAGCATATTCCTCGTCTTATGGTACTGAATAAATGCGATACGCTATCAATCGATCATGTTGAGCGATTGTGTCATCGCTATCGAGCAATCGGGATTTCGGCGACACAAGGACAGACACTTGGGTTGGTGCGAGAAGCACTCTCCTATATGTTGAATCGCCTTGAGCAGGAGGGTAAAGTACGGAAGATGTTTCATCCAATGTGTCTATCTCAAGCGGCGAATTTACCTATCGTGTCGGCCTCATGA
- a CDS encoding J domain-containing protein has product MLPVRVHSESVNSLIMALNERNRQKFVAGMRRRIAELRVKTEESLDFAIDTMFQERIDAFLRLEEGLAEVDRMLHLIEGDIEHIRELHAAERLESRLEFIEDRFDEFDSEIRQRPRRRRKKINLFNFFKAAGGGGGDPIGSKGEINSAGEAYSALGVEFGSPMSVITRAFRQQIKKIHPDVRKGDRSSEPELRRIIEAYQFLKDDYAAFPPEPSASGGQ; this is encoded by the coding sequence ATGCTTCCGGTACGGGTTCATAGCGAATCCGTCAACTCTTTAATTATGGCTTTGAATGAAAGAAATCGCCAGAAGTTTGTGGCCGGCATGAGGCGTCGGATTGCGGAGCTTCGTGTGAAGACCGAAGAAAGCTTGGATTTTGCCATCGATACGATGTTTCAAGAACGGATTGACGCCTTTCTTCGATTGGAGGAAGGGCTCGCTGAAGTCGATCGGATGTTACATCTCATTGAAGGCGATATTGAGCATATTCGGGAACTGCATGCGGCCGAACGGTTGGAATCTCGCCTGGAGTTTATCGAGGATCGGTTTGATGAATTTGACAGTGAAATACGGCAGCGTCCCCGTCGACGTCGAAAGAAGATCAATCTCTTTAATTTCTTCAAGGCCGCTGGAGGTGGGGGAGGCGATCCGATAGGCTCAAAGGGGGAAATCAATTCGGCTGGAGAGGCCTATTCGGCGTTAGGTGTCGAATTTGGCAGTCCGATGTCTGTGATCACCCGTGCCTTTCGGCAACAGATTAAGAAAATTCACCCTGACGTTCGTAAAGGGGATCGAAGTTCAGAGCCTGAACTCCGTCGGATTATCGAAGCCTATCAGTTTTTAAAAGACGATTACGCCGCTTTTCCTCCCGAGCCTTCGGCTTCAGGAGGCCAATGA
- the tsaD gene encoding tRNA (adenosine(37)-N6)-threonylcarbamoyltransferase complex transferase subunit TsaD, whose amino-acid sequence MMSQYGPLLGIETSCDETAAAVVTEQGKILSNVLDSQVDVHKAYGGVVPELASRRHVETIESTVQQAMTEANMTFPEIQGIAVTYGPGLAGALLVGVNFGKALSYALQVPLLGVNHLKGHLASIWIEHPRFPKSSVMLVVSGGHTHMFFTEGPGHYQLIGQTIDDAAGEAFDKGAKMLGLDYPGGPIIDRLARAGQIDAVKFPRPYMNRGSFDFSFSGLKTALLYYLRDQRLSRSEMPSLEDLAASYQEAIVDVLVEKAFRAVRKYRARGLAVVGGVAANSRLRACLSERAQQAGIPLALPGLSLCTDNAVMIAAAGWEQYRVGQFASWDLDTDVKPSMEMSFSSVLQIHDSANSRES is encoded by the coding sequence ATGATGAGTCAATACGGCCCTCTTCTTGGAATAGAGACATCCTGTGATGAAACAGCTGCAGCTGTAGTCACGGAACAGGGGAAAATTCTCTCGAATGTCTTAGATTCCCAAGTTGATGTGCATAAGGCATATGGTGGTGTGGTACCCGAGCTTGCCTCACGTCGTCATGTCGAAACCATTGAGTCTACTGTTCAACAGGCCATGACCGAGGCAAACATGACTTTTCCTGAAATTCAAGGTATTGCTGTGACGTACGGGCCAGGACTAGCTGGCGCTCTTCTCGTTGGTGTAAATTTCGGCAAGGCATTATCATATGCCTTACAAGTGCCGCTGCTGGGCGTCAATCACCTAAAAGGACATTTGGCGTCAATCTGGATTGAACATCCACGCTTCCCGAAATCGTCAGTCATGCTGGTGGTTTCAGGAGGGCATACGCACATGTTTTTTACAGAGGGGCCTGGTCACTACCAATTAATCGGTCAAACCATTGATGATGCCGCTGGAGAAGCTTTTGATAAAGGGGCGAAAATGTTGGGACTCGACTATCCAGGTGGACCAATCATAGATCGTCTTGCTCGAGCTGGGCAGATAGATGCAGTTAAATTTCCGCGACCGTACATGAATCGCGGGAGCTTTGATTTTAGTTTTAGTGGGCTGAAAACCGCTTTATTGTATTACTTACGCGATCAACGACTATCTCGATCGGAAATGCCATCTCTCGAAGATCTGGCCGCTAGCTATCAGGAAGCGATCGTAGATGTACTAGTTGAAAAGGCCTTTCGAGCCGTGAGGAAGTATCGTGCAAGAGGCCTGGCAGTGGTTGGCGGAGTAGCGGCTAATAGTCGGCTCCGGGCGTGCCTCAGCGAGCGAGCTCAACAGGCTGGCATTCCTCTCGCGCTACCAGGTCTGTCTTTGTGTACAGATAATGCGGTCATGATTGCCGCTGCTGGCTGGGAACAGTATCGAGTCGGGCAGTTCGCCTCATGGGATCTTGATACAGATGTGAAGCCATCAATGGAGATGAGTTTTTCTTCAGTCCTTCAAATCCACGACAGCGCGAATTCTAGAGAATCCTGA
- a CDS encoding arsenate reductase — MEKLIIYQKPTCSTCRQVVKLAEASGQPYEAINYYETPLTKTRLTELLKKGGLTAKALLRTKEDIYKSKKDQISAMGEDDIIGLMIEHPDLMQRPLVERGKKVILARPPETLHEILS, encoded by the coding sequence ATGGAAAAACTTATCATCTATCAGAAGCCCACATGTTCAACCTGTCGCCAAGTCGTCAAACTGGCCGAAGCCAGCGGCCAACCCTACGAGGCCATTAATTACTACGAAACACCGTTGACCAAAACACGGCTGACAGAGTTACTGAAAAAAGGCGGGCTCACAGCGAAGGCTCTCTTGAGGACGAAGGAGGATATCTACAAATCCAAGAAAGACCAGATCTCGGCCATGGGAGAAGATGACATCATAGGACTCATGATCGAACATCCAGACCTCATGCAACGGCCATTGGTCGAAAGGGGAAAGAAAGTCATTTTAGCGAGACCTCCAGAAACCCTGCATGAAATCTTGTCCTAA
- a CDS encoding NAD(+)/NADH kinase — translation MIKIGILTKPQSENIQPVLTSLVDWLTDRGKIVILDTPTIEELRKNTRTDRRDQIAQQADLLIVLGGDGTMLHGARLVETRSVPILGVNMGGLGFLTETTVDHMHDSLTRIFDGDYLIEQRLMLRANLERDKYIIGEGTALNDVVINKGHLARMIDTKVSINDSFVTNLRGDGLIISTPTGSTGYSLSANGPILDPSLNVFTLNPICPHTLSHRPFIAPSHVSISVTLTSHEEAMATLDGQVGFTMLEHDTVRIWASNHQAHLIRFPGRSYYEVLRNKLKWGDG, via the coding sequence GTGATCAAGATTGGTATTCTTACAAAACCTCAATCGGAAAATATTCAACCAGTCTTAACGAGCCTTGTTGACTGGCTTACCGACAGAGGGAAAATCGTCATCCTTGATACGCCCACCATAGAAGAACTTCGAAAAAATACGAGAACGGACCGCCGAGATCAAATTGCCCAACAAGCCGACCTTCTCATCGTACTCGGGGGAGACGGAACCATGCTGCATGGTGCGCGATTGGTTGAAACCCGGTCAGTGCCCATCCTGGGCGTCAACATGGGAGGGCTGGGGTTCTTAACGGAAACGACCGTGGATCACATGCATGATTCGCTTACCCGGATCTTCGACGGTGATTATCTGATCGAACAACGTCTAATGTTGCGGGCCAACCTCGAACGTGACAAATATATTATCGGAGAGGGGACCGCGTTAAATGATGTCGTCATAAACAAGGGGCACTTAGCACGAATGATTGATACGAAAGTCAGCATTAACGACTCATTCGTCACCAATCTCCGGGGAGATGGACTGATTATTTCAACTCCAACGGGGTCAACGGGCTATTCACTCTCAGCCAATGGACCGATTCTTGATCCATCGCTCAATGTCTTTACGCTCAACCCTATTTGTCCGCATACACTCTCCCATCGGCCCTTTATCGCCCCTAGCCATGTGTCTATCTCCGTCACGCTGACCAGCCATGAAGAGGCCATGGCGACACTTGATGGGCAAGTGGGGTTCACCATGTTGGAGCATGACACCGTGCGTATCTGGGCCTCCAACCATCAAGCGCACCTGATTCGTTTCCCTGGTCGTAGTTACTATGAAGTTTTGCGGAACAAATTGAAATGGGGAGATGGATAG
- a CDS encoding c-type cytochrome, with amino-acid sequence MKTVMLFLGLSMMATLFTAGFALAVNPTGYGQAGGEFDIRVKRVPQRELAAAKKMKPPFTATPEILAEGKKIFLGTGGCISCHGPEGKGDGGAASNLPIQPRNFTNKKFKKYRTLGELMWVLKNGSMGQSGKVPGTGMLPVVQPKGFISETDGWKVLLYERSLGE; translated from the coding sequence ATGAAGACCGTCATGCTGTTTCTAGGGCTTTCAATGATGGCGACATTGTTCACTGCCGGCTTTGCATTGGCCGTCAACCCCACAGGCTATGGGCAAGCGGGAGGTGAGTTTGACATTCGCGTGAAGCGAGTCCCGCAAAGAGAACTGGCGGCCGCGAAAAAAATGAAGCCCCCATTCACGGCCACGCCCGAAATCTTAGCCGAAGGCAAAAAAATATTCCTGGGAACCGGTGGCTGCATAAGTTGCCATGGACCCGAAGGAAAAGGTGACGGTGGAGCCGCCAGCAACCTGCCCATTCAACCTAGAAATTTCACGAACAAGAAATTCAAAAAGTATCGAACACTCGGTGAACTCATGTGGGTGCTCAAAAATGGAAGCATGGGACAATCCGGGAAAGTTCCCGGAACAGGCATGCTTCCCGTCGTCCAGCCCAAAGGCTTTATTTCCGAAACCGATGGCTGGAAAGTGTTATTATACGAGCGAAGTTTAGGAGAATAG